From a region of the Basfia succiniciproducens genome:
- a CDS encoding NAD(P)/FAD-dependent oxidoreductase: protein MKNIVIVGGGAGGLELATYLGNNLGKKQRANVVLVDRNQTHLWKPLLHEVATGVLDSETDAVSYRAHAHNHYFNFEQGSITRIDRTNKYVELAPVTGQEGDVLVVARRIPYDYLVIAIGSKSNDFNTKGVAENCIFLDSPNQALRFQHKMLELFLKFSENNALEEIGEDDSKQRLVQDGKVNIAIVGGGATGVELSAELFNAAQHLSSYGYGKIQSGHLQVTLIEAGDRILPALPERISSSVQQELENLGVTVKTGTMITEATEKCLITKEGEEINADLMVWAAGIRVSAITQQFDGLEVNRINQLNVKNTLQTTVDDSIFAIGDCAFLLQKDGKPVPPRGQAANQMATICGQNIVALFNNKPLKDFHYFDKGSLVSLSKFTALGNITTGKRSSLTIEGRLARLAYISLYRLHQQKLHGCFKTGLIILIGRLNRFIRPSLKLH from the coding sequence ATGAAAAATATCGTCATCGTAGGCGGTGGAGCCGGCGGATTAGAGCTGGCGACTTATCTGGGTAATAACCTGGGCAAAAAACAGCGCGCCAATGTGGTGCTTGTGGATAGAAATCAAACCCACTTATGGAAACCCTTGTTACATGAAGTCGCTACCGGTGTATTGGATTCCGAAACCGACGCGGTTAGCTATCGTGCTCATGCACATAATCATTATTTCAATTTCGAACAGGGTTCCATCACCAGAATCGATCGTACGAACAAATATGTGGAATTAGCACCTGTTACAGGGCAGGAGGGCGATGTATTAGTAGTTGCCCGCCGTATTCCTTATGATTATTTAGTCATTGCTATCGGCAGTAAATCTAACGATTTTAATACCAAAGGCGTTGCCGAAAATTGTATTTTCCTGGATAGCCCGAATCAAGCTTTGCGTTTTCAACACAAAATGCTGGAATTATTCTTAAAATTCTCGGAAAACAACGCGTTAGAAGAAATAGGTGAAGACGATAGCAAACAGCGGCTAGTACAAGACGGAAAAGTGAATATTGCGATCGTCGGCGGCGGCGCCACCGGCGTTGAACTGTCCGCCGAATTATTTAATGCGGCACAGCATTTATCTTCTTACGGTTACGGAAAAATCCAAAGCGGTCATTTACAAGTAACGTTAATTGAAGCGGGTGATCGGATTTTACCGGCGTTGCCGGAACGCATTTCATCTTCCGTTCAACAAGAATTGGAAAACCTCGGCGTTACTGTAAAAACCGGTACAATGATCACGGAAGCTACAGAAAAGTGTCTGATCACAAAAGAAGGTGAAGAAATTAACGCGGATTTAATGGTCTGGGCGGCTGGCATCCGAGTATCCGCCATTACTCAACAATTTGACGGACTGGAAGTTAACCGCATTAACCAGTTAAATGTAAAGAATACCTTACAGACAACCGTTGATGACAGTATTTTTGCTATCGGCGACTGTGCCTTCTTATTACAAAAAGACGGTAAACCGGTACCGCCGCGAGGCCAAGCCGCAAACCAGATGGCAACAATATGCGGTCAGAATATCGTTGCATTATTTAACAACAAGCCGTTAAAGGATTTCCATTATTTTGATAAAGGTTCTCTCGTTTCTCTATCAAAATTTACCGCACTCGGAAATATTACAACGGGCAAAAGAAGTTCATTAACCATTGAAGGACGTTTAGCGCGTTTAGCCTACATCTCGCTATACCGCCTGCACCAACAAAAACTTCACGGCTGTTTTAAAACCGGCTTAATTATTTTAATCGGACGTTTAAACCGATTCATCCGTCCGTCATTGAAATTACATTAA
- the hemE gene encoding uroporphyrinogen decarboxylase, with translation MTTLKNDRYLKALLREPVDMTPVWMMRQAGRYLPEYKATRAEAGDFMSLCRNADLACEVTLQPLRRYELDAAILFSDILTIPDAMGLGLTFGAGEGPKFDRPVETKSAVENLPIPDPEQELQYVMNAVRTIRRELNGEVPLIGFSGSPWTLATYMVEGGSTKAFTKIKKMMYAEPKLLHKLLDKVADSVVLYLNAQIKAGAQAVMIFDTWGGVLGHREYLDFSLQYMHKIVNGLIRENDGRKVPVTLFTKGGGLWLDAIADTGCDAIGLDWTVNLAQAKAQVGHKVALQGNMDPSVLYAAPERIEQEVRSILADFGEGSGHVFNLGHGIHQDVPVESPKVFVDAIHQYSKPYHK, from the coding sequence ATGACAACCTTAAAAAATGATCGTTATTTAAAAGCATTATTACGCGAACCAGTGGACATGACGCCCGTATGGATGATGCGCCAGGCCGGACGTTATTTGCCTGAATATAAAGCGACTCGCGCTGAAGCCGGCGATTTTATGTCTCTTTGTCGCAATGCGGATCTTGCCTGCGAAGTAACTTTGCAGCCTTTGCGCCGTTATGAGTTGGATGCGGCGATTTTATTTTCCGATATTTTAACAATTCCCGATGCAATGGGGTTAGGTTTAACTTTTGGCGCCGGTGAAGGGCCTAAGTTTGACCGTCCTGTTGAAACTAAAAGTGCGGTTGAAAATCTGCCGATTCCGGATCCCGAACAGGAGTTGCAATATGTGATGAATGCGGTTCGCACTATTCGTCGAGAACTTAACGGTGAAGTTCCGCTAATCGGTTTTTCCGGCAGCCCTTGGACATTAGCCACTTATATGGTTGAAGGCGGCTCTACAAAAGCGTTCACAAAAATTAAAAAAATGATGTATGCGGAACCTAAGCTATTACATAAATTACTGGATAAAGTAGCGGATTCCGTCGTTCTTTATTTAAATGCGCAAATTAAAGCCGGCGCACAGGCGGTCATGATTTTTGATACTTGGGGCGGCGTATTAGGCCATCGCGAATATCTAGATTTCTCATTGCAATATATGCATAAAATCGTGAACGGCTTAATTCGCGAAAACGACGGGCGTAAAGTGCCGGTTACCTTGTTTACCAAAGGTGGCGGTTTATGGCTGGATGCTATTGCCGATACGGGCTGTGACGCCATCGGTTTGGACTGGACGGTAAATCTCGCTCAAGCGAAAGCGCAGGTAGGACATAAAGTGGCTTTACAAGGTAATATGGACCCTTCGGTATTATATGCTGCGCCTGAACGCATAGAGCAAGAAGTGCGGTCGATTTTGGCTGATTTTGGCGAAGGTTCCGGGCATGTATTCAATTTAGGACATGGCATTCATCAGGACGTGCCGGTTGAAAGTCCGAAAGTGTTTGTGGATGCGATTCACCAGTATTCAAAACCATATCATAAATAA
- a CDS encoding YjaG family protein translates to MRNPIHKRLENFETWQTLTFMACLCERMYPNYQLFCKVTEQSENGKVYQNILNLVWESLTVKGAKINFDNQLEKLENIIPDVNDYEFFGVVPALDACEALSELLHAIIAGSVLEQAIKVSQLSLQTIVTMLETQEDHELTETELKAREDIQQELDVQWQIYRTLKEQEERSVNLILDLKNELREAGISNIGIEIEH, encoded by the coding sequence ATGCGAAACCCAATTCATAAACGCCTTGAAAATTTCGAAACCTGGCAAACTCTGACTTTCATGGCTTGTTTATGTGAACGAATGTATCCGAATTATCAATTGTTTTGCAAAGTAACGGAACAAAGTGAAAACGGAAAAGTTTATCAAAATATTTTAAATTTGGTATGGGAATCCCTGACGGTTAAAGGGGCGAAAATTAATTTTGATAATCAGTTGGAAAAATTAGAGAACATTATTCCCGACGTTAACGATTATGAATTTTTCGGCGTTGTTCCTGCACTGGATGCTTGTGAAGCGTTATCCGAGTTATTGCACGCAATTATTGCGGGTTCTGTATTAGAACAAGCAATTAAAGTCAGTCAGCTTTCTTTACAAACCATTGTGACGATGTTAGAAACGCAAGAGGATCACGAATTAACGGAAACCGAATTGAAAGCGCGCGAAGATATTCAACAGGAACTTGACGTTCAATGGCAAATTTATCGTACTTTAAAAGAGCAGGAAGAGCGCAGCGTAAATTTGATTCTTGACCTGAAAAATGAGCTCAGAGAGGCAGGGATTTCGAATATCGGTATAGAAATTGAGCATTAA
- the nudC gene encoding NAD(+) diphosphatase → MQLIRSSDYGFWLLSQGSHIHLVNNYLPEGRAEDFHLQGKKGMVIGELDQQPLWLVEEQPNDTRAYFDLRDQLYLPERTFNLLNRGVELNHFFKTHQFCGKCGDKTIQTEDEWAVQCTNEECNYRTYPVICPSIIVAIRRGKEILLANHRRHAPKYGKGGMYTTLAGFVEVGESFEQTIHREVFEETGIKVRNIRYFGSQPWAFPNSQMVGFLADYESGEIRLQEEEIADAKWFRYDEPYPEFPEKGTIARALIEATLQLCAEHQDK, encoded by the coding sequence ATGCAGCTTATTCGTTCTTCCGATTATGGTTTCTGGTTGCTTTCTCAAGGTTCTCATATTCATTTGGTTAATAATTACTTACCGGAAGGGAGGGCTGAAGATTTTCATCTGCAAGGTAAAAAAGGCATGGTAATTGGTGAGTTAGATCAACAACCTTTATGGTTAGTGGAAGAGCAGCCGAATGATACGAGAGCCTATTTTGATTTACGGGATCAACTTTACCTGCCCGAACGTACCTTCAATTTGTTAAATCGCGGCGTTGAATTAAACCATTTCTTTAAAACCCATCAATTTTGCGGAAAATGCGGCGACAAAACTATACAGACCGAGGACGAGTGGGCGGTACAATGCACGAATGAGGAATGTAATTACCGGACTTATCCGGTTATTTGCCCGTCAATTATTGTTGCCATTCGCCGCGGTAAAGAAATTTTACTGGCTAATCATCGTCGTCATGCGCCGAAATACGGCAAAGGAGGTATGTACACCACATTGGCGGGATTTGTTGAAGTGGGTGAAAGCTTTGAACAAACCATACATCGTGAAGTGTTTGAAGAAACCGGTATAAAAGTAAGGAATATACGTTATTTCGGTAGCCAACCCTGGGCATTTCCAAATTCGCAAATGGTCGGTTTTTTAGCGGATTATGAAAGTGGCGAAATTCGTTTGCAAGAGGAAGAAATTGCTGATGCGAAATGGTTCCGGTATGACGAACCTTATCCCGAATTTCCGGAGAAAGGAACAATCGCACGGGCATTAATTGAAGCGACTTTGCAACTTTGCGCCGAACATCAAGATAAATAG
- a CDS encoding manganese efflux pump MntP family protein produces MSLFSLWVMAFGLSMDAFAVSICKGLAMEKFQWCGALKAGLYFGLFQAVMPLIGFLLGVQFSEYITDYDHWVAFFLLALIGVNMLRESLSDEDDEDSCSNDFNFKTMMTLGFATSIDALAVGVTFAFLSVDIYSSVVTIGLITAALSIIGVKSGHFLGKKIKTKAEILGGLILIGLGVKILLEHTLFG; encoded by the coding sequence ATGTCTTTGTTTTCATTGTGGGTGATGGCTTTCGGGCTATCAATGGATGCTTTTGCCGTTTCGATTTGCAAAGGTTTAGCGATGGAGAAATTCCAATGGTGCGGTGCTCTGAAAGCAGGCTTGTACTTCGGTTTGTTTCAAGCTGTGATGCCGTTAATCGGTTTTTTGCTTGGTGTTCAGTTTAGCGAGTACATTACGGATTATGATCATTGGGTTGCCTTTTTTCTGTTGGCTCTTATCGGTGTCAATATGTTGCGTGAGTCTTTGAGTGATGAAGATGATGAAGATTCTTGTTCCAATGATTTTAATTTTAAAACCATGATGACCTTAGGTTTTGCCACCAGTATTGATGCCTTAGCTGTTGGCGTAACTTTCGCTTTTTTATCGGTGGATATTTATTCTTCTGTTGTAACAATCGGTTTAATTACTGCCGCTTTATCCATTATCGGAGTGAAAAGCGGACACTTTTTAGGCAAGAAGATAAAAACTAAGGCGGAAATTTTAGGCGGGTTAATCTTAATCGGATTAGGCGTGAAAATTCTGTTGGAGCATACTTTATTCGGTTAA
- the pnuC gene encoding nicotinamide riboside transporter PnuC, whose translation MSLSKSLKDEFFGGWTKFEAFWLILFLAIQIGLFIYQPDSWIATIAAITGIICVVFVGKGKISNYLFGFISVSLYAYTSYTFKLYGEMMLNLLVYVPVQFIGFFMWRKHMTNKNTLNTAGVEEVIAKALTAKQWVLVILAAGLVTYAYIEWLRHLGSALPALDGVTVGVSIVAQVLMILRYREQWSLWIIVNILTISLWVGMYLENGETSLPLLTMYIMYLCNSIYGYYNWTQLVKKHQAG comes from the coding sequence ATGAGTTTATCAAAAAGTTTAAAAGACGAGTTTTTTGGCGGTTGGACGAAATTTGAAGCGTTTTGGCTGATTCTTTTCCTCGCAATTCAAATCGGTCTTTTTATTTACCAACCTGACAGCTGGATTGCCACTATCGCCGCCATTACCGGTATTATCTGTGTGGTATTTGTGGGTAAAGGAAAAATCAGTAATTATCTGTTCGGCTTTATCAGCGTTTCCCTTTATGCCTACACGTCTTATACCTTCAAACTCTACGGCGAAATGATGTTGAACTTATTGGTTTATGTACCGGTGCAATTTATCGGTTTTTTTATGTGGCGAAAACATATGACAAACAAGAACACCTTAAACACGGCGGGCGTTGAGGAAGTGATAGCCAAAGCATTAACCGCCAAACAATGGGTTCTCGTTATTCTCGCCGCAGGTTTGGTTACTTATGCCTATATCGAATGGCTGCGTCATTTAGGCAGCGCATTACCCGCTCTCGACGGCGTGACTGTGGGCGTTTCAATTGTGGCGCAAGTACTGATGATTCTACGTTATCGCGAACAATGGTCATTATGGATTATCGTCAATATCCTTACCATTTCCCTCTGGGTTGGCATGTATTTAGAAAACGGCGAAACAAGCCTGCCGTTACTTACCATGTATATTATGTACCTGTGTAATTCTATTTACGGTTATTATAACTGGACGCAATTAGTAAAAAAACATCAAGCGGGTTAA
- the glmS gene encoding glutamine--fructose-6-phosphate transaminase (isomerizing), translated as MCGIVGAVAQRDVAEILVDGLHRLEYRGYDSAGVAVLNNAHEMQIVRRVGKVKALDDAIAEKPLLGGTGIAHTRWATHGEPTEANAHPHRSGKIAVVHNGIIENYEELRTLLQERGYVFQSQTDTEVIAHLVEWEFRTAGSLLEAVQKTVKQLRGAYGTVVLNEEEPEHLIVARSGSPLVIGYGVGENFLASDPLALLSVTRRFTYLEEGDVAEITRKSVQIYTRDGQKVEREIHEGNFEADAADKGPYRHYMQKEIFEQPVAIMNTLDGRIKEGKVNIEAIAPNAAEILSKVEHVQIVACGTSYNAGMVARYWFEAIAGVSCDVEIASEFRYRKFVTRPNSLLITLSQSGETADTLAALRLAKESGYMSAMTICNVASSSLVRESDFAFLTRAGVEIGVASTKAFTTQLTCMLLLNAAIGRLKGNLSEEQEHHIIQSLQRLPAQIESALVFDKQIETLSEDFAEKHHTLFLGRGEYYPIAMESALKLKEISYIHAEAYAAGELKHGPLALIDSEMPVVVVAPENDLLEKVKSNIEEVRARGGQLYVFADSDAGFEDSDNFKTIVLPKVDEVTAPIFYTVPLQLLSYHIALIKGTDVDQPRNLAKAVTVE; from the coding sequence ATGTGTGGTATTGTTGGTGCGGTAGCGCAACGTGATGTGGCGGAAATTTTAGTCGATGGTTTACATCGTTTAGAATATCGCGGTTATGATTCGGCCGGTGTTGCAGTATTGAATAATGCGCATGAAATGCAAATTGTTCGCCGCGTAGGGAAGGTAAAAGCCTTAGATGACGCGATTGCCGAAAAACCGTTATTAGGCGGAACCGGTATTGCGCACACCCGTTGGGCAACTCACGGCGAACCGACCGAAGCTAATGCGCACCCGCATCGTTCAGGCAAAATTGCCGTCGTGCATAACGGGATTATCGAAAACTACGAAGAATTAAGAACGCTGTTGCAAGAACGCGGTTATGTCTTCCAATCACAAACCGATACCGAAGTTATTGCCCACTTAGTGGAATGGGAATTCCGTACGGCAGGTTCTTTATTGGAAGCGGTACAAAAAACCGTAAAACAACTGCGTGGCGCATACGGTACGGTAGTATTAAACGAAGAAGAACCCGAACATTTAATCGTTGCCCGTTCAGGCAGCCCGTTGGTAATCGGTTATGGTGTCGGCGAAAACTTCTTAGCTTCGGATCCGTTAGCCTTATTAAGCGTAACTCGCCGTTTCACTTATCTTGAAGAGGGCGATGTGGCGGAAATCACCCGTAAGTCCGTACAGATTTATACCCGTGACGGTCAAAAAGTAGAACGTGAAATCCACGAAGGTAACTTTGAAGCGGATGCGGCGGATAAAGGCCCTTACCGTCATTACATGCAAAAAGAAATTTTTGAACAGCCGGTTGCGATTATGAACACCTTAGACGGACGTATCAAAGAAGGTAAAGTCAACATTGAAGCCATCGCACCGAATGCCGCTGAAATTTTATCAAAAGTGGAACATGTTCAAATCGTGGCTTGCGGTACTTCATACAATGCGGGTATGGTGGCGCGTTACTGGTTTGAAGCTATTGCGGGCGTAAGCTGCGATGTGGAAATCGCCTCTGAATTCCGTTACCGTAAATTCGTAACCCGTCCGAACAGCCTGTTAATCACTCTTTCACAATCCGGTGAAACGGCGGATACTTTGGCGGCATTACGTTTGGCAAAAGAATCCGGTTATATGTCGGCAATGACAATCTGTAACGTGGCAAGTTCTTCTTTAGTCCGCGAATCTGATTTTGCCTTCTTAACCCGTGCGGGCGTGGAAATCGGTGTGGCGTCAACCAAAGCCTTTACCACCCAATTAACCTGTATGTTGTTGTTAAATGCGGCGATCGGTCGTTTGAAAGGCAATTTAAGCGAAGAGCAGGAACACCATATCATTCAATCCTTACAACGCTTACCGGCTCAAATCGAAAGCGCCTTAGTGTTTGATAAACAAATTGAAACATTATCGGAAGATTTTGCGGAAAAACATCATACCTTATTCTTAGGTCGCGGCGAATATTATCCGATTGCTATGGAATCCGCTTTAAAACTGAAAGAAATTTCATATATTCATGCGGAAGCTTATGCGGCGGGCGAATTAAAACACGGTCCGTTAGCGTTAATCGACAGCGAAATGCCGGTAGTGGTGGTAGCGCCTGAAAACGATTTATTGGAAAAAGTAAAATCCAATATCGAAGAAGTACGCGCCCGCGGCGGTCAGCTGTATGTTTTTGCCGATAGTGACGCAGGTTTTGAAGATTCCGATAACTTCAAAACAATTGTGTTACCGAAAGTAGATGAAGTGACGGCGCCGATTTTCTATACCGTGCCATTACAATTGCTTTCATATCATATCGCCTTAATCAAAGGTACCGATGTTGACCAACCGCGTAACCTTGCGAAAGCGGTAACCGTGGAATAA
- a CDS encoding DeoR/GlpR family DNA-binding transcription regulator, translating to MKRNFQQRNTQQRRHGIMQLLQQKGEVSVEQLVQLFETSEVTIRKDLTALESNGFLLRRYGGAILMPQDLMDESQDENLSKQKLSIAKAAAERIRDHHRIIIDSGSTTAALIKQLNSKQGLVVMTNSLSVASELRSLENEPTLLMTGGTWDTRSESFQGKVAEQVLRSYDFDQLFIGADGIDLARGTTTFNELVELSRVMAEVSREVIVMVESQKIGRKMPNLELNWQQIDVLVTDDLLSEKDKAVIERHNIEVIIAK from the coding sequence ATGAAGCGAAATTTTCAGCAACGAAATACGCAACAGCGCCGACACGGTATTATGCAATTGTTACAACAAAAAGGCGAAGTGAGTGTCGAACAATTAGTTCAACTATTTGAAACCTCGGAAGTTACCATTCGTAAAGATTTGACTGCACTTGAGTCTAATGGTTTTTTGTTGCGTCGTTACGGCGGGGCAATTTTGATGCCGCAAGATTTAATGGATGAGTCACAAGATGAGAACCTTTCGAAACAAAAGTTGTCTATAGCAAAAGCGGCGGCCGAGCGGATTAGAGATCATCATCGTATTATTATTGATAGTGGCAGCACAACGGCGGCTTTAATCAAGCAGTTGAACAGTAAACAAGGATTGGTGGTGATGACCAACTCCCTGTCGGTGGCAAGCGAATTACGTTCACTGGAAAACGAACCGACTTTGCTGATGACCGGCGGTACCTGGGATACTCGTTCGGAGTCTTTTCAAGGTAAAGTGGCGGAACAAGTGTTGCGTTCTTACGATTTTGACCAGCTTTTTATTGGTGCTGACGGCATTGATTTAGCGCGCGGTACCACCACTTTTAACGAGTTGGTGGAGCTTAGCCGGGTGATGGCGGAAGTGAGCCGGGAAGTGATTGTGATGGTGGAGAGCCAGAAAATCGGACGCAAAATGCCAAATTTAGAATTGAATTGGCAGCAGATTGACGTGTTAGTAACGGATGATTTGCTGTCGGAAAAAGATAAAGCGGTTATTGAACGACATAATATCGAAGTGATTATTGCGAAATAA
- a CDS encoding MFS transporter has protein sequence MSNKVNSYGWKALMGSAVGYAMDGFDLLILGFMLSAISADLSLSPTQAGSLVTWTLIGAVAGGIIFGALSDKYGRVRVLTWTIVLFAVFTGLCAFAQGYWDLLIYRTIAGIGLGGEFGIGMALAAEAWPARHRAKASSYVALGWQVGVLAAALLTPLLLPVIGWRGMFLVGIFPAFVAWYLRAKLHEPEVFVQKQAEVATGKRQSPFKLLIKDVATAKVSLGMVVLTSVQNFGYYGIMIWLPNFLSKQLGFSLTKSGVWTAVTVCGMMAGIWIFGRLADRIGRKPSFLLFQIGAVISIIAYSQLTDPAIMLFAGAALGMFVNGMMGGYGALMSEAYPTEARATAQNVLFNLGRAVGGFGPVIVGAVVSAYSFKIAIALLAVIYVIDMIATVFLIPELKGKALK, from the coding sequence ATGTCAAATAAAGTAAATAGTTACGGCTGGAAAGCCCTAATGGGATCTGCCGTGGGCTATGCCATGGACGGGTTTGATCTTTTAATTCTCGGTTTTATGCTTTCCGCCATTTCGGCGGATTTATCCCTATCTCCGACACAAGCGGGTTCTTTGGTAACCTGGACGCTGATTGGCGCTGTAGCCGGTGGGATTATTTTTGGTGCGTTAAGCGATAAATACGGGCGTGTACGGGTTCTTACCTGGACTATTGTGTTATTTGCCGTATTTACCGGATTATGTGCATTTGCTCAGGGTTATTGGGATTTATTAATTTATCGTACTATTGCCGGCATTGGCTTAGGCGGTGAATTCGGTATCGGTATGGCACTCGCGGCGGAGGCCTGGCCGGCACGTCATCGTGCCAAAGCTTCTTCCTATGTGGCCTTAGGCTGGCAAGTCGGGGTGTTGGCGGCGGCGTTATTAACGCCGCTATTGCTACCGGTTATCGGCTGGCGCGGCATGTTTTTGGTGGGCATTTTCCCGGCTTTTGTGGCTTGGTATTTACGTGCTAAATTACACGAACCGGAAGTATTCGTGCAAAAACAGGCGGAAGTTGCAACCGGAAAGCGACAATCACCGTTTAAGTTATTGATAAAAGATGTTGCTACTGCAAAAGTCAGTTTAGGCATGGTAGTACTAACCTCGGTACAAAATTTCGGTTACTACGGCATTATGATTTGGTTACCGAATTTCTTGTCTAAACAATTAGGATTCAGTTTAACTAAATCCGGTGTGTGGACGGCGGTAACCGTCTGCGGCATGATGGCGGGTATTTGGATTTTCGGCCGTCTTGCAGACCGAATCGGGCGCAAACCCAGTTTCTTATTATTCCAGATTGGTGCGGTGATTAGTATTATCGCCTATTCACAATTAACGGATCCTGCAATCATGCTCTTTGCCGGTGCCGCATTAGGTATGTTTGTAAACGGTATGATGGGCGGTTATGGCGCGTTGATGTCCGAGGCTTACCCGACGGAAGCTCGAGCTACGGCACAAAACGTGTTATTTAACTTAGGTCGCGCCGTGGGTGGCTTCGGTCCGGTGATTGTTGGCGCAGTGGTGTCCGCCTATTCCTTTAAAATCGCTATTGCATTATTAGCGGTGATTTATGTGATCGATATGATTGCAACTGTCTTCCTTATTCCGGAATTAAAAGGAAAAGCGCTGAAATAG
- a CDS encoding HU family DNA-binding protein — translation MNKTDLIDAIASAAELNKKQAKAALEATLDAITASLKAGDSVQLIGFGTFKVSERKARTGRNPQTGAEIQIAASKVPAFVSGKALKDAVNG, via the coding sequence ATGAACAAAACGGATTTAATTGATGCGATTGCTAGTGCAGCTGAGTTAAACAAAAAACAAGCTAAAGCAGCATTAGAAGCAACTCTAGACGCAATCACAGCAAGTTTAAAAGCTGGTGATTCAGTACAATTAATCGGCTTTGGTACATTCAAAGTGAGCGAACGTAAAGCTCGTACAGGTCGTAACCCGCAAACAGGTGCAGAAATTCAAATCGCAGCATCTAAAGTTCCTGCGTTCGTATCTGGTAAAGCATTAAAAGATGCTGTAAACGGTTAA
- a CDS encoding MerR family transcriptional regulator encodes MHIKEFSTKIGLSIDTLRYYEKEGLLNPARNKSGYRNYGKQDLEWIAFILKLKAMGVPLTQIKEYARLRYLGDTTIPERYAILQAHNQKLVEQEKEIKKYQQFLAHKLSIYEEVMKKQN; translated from the coding sequence ATGCATATTAAAGAATTTTCTACAAAAATAGGTTTATCCATAGATACGTTGCGTTACTATGAAAAAGAAGGGTTACTTAATCCCGCTCGCAATAAAAGCGGTTATCGTAACTATGGCAAACAGGATCTTGAATGGATTGCGTTTATTCTAAAATTAAAAGCGATGGGCGTACCTTTAACGCAAATAAAGGAATATGCACGGCTCCGTTATTTGGGCGATACTACAATTCCCGAACGTTACGCTATTTTGCAGGCGCACAACCAAAAATTAGTTGAACAAGAAAAAGAAATTAAAAAATATCAACAATTTTTAGCACATAAATTATCAATATACGAAGAAGTAATGAAAAAACAGAATTAA
- a CDS encoding carboxymuconolactone decarboxylase family protein encodes MLHNQQLLEEGLKKLKEIDGSQADKVMDALSDIAPDLGKYIISFAFGEIYNRPRLDLQQRELITLSALASQGGCEKQLHVHIHASLNVGLSRKQIVETFIQCIPYLGFPKVLNAVFVAKEVFSERDGTENFEKTDRTFK; translated from the coding sequence ATGTTACATAATCAACAACTTTTAGAAGAAGGATTAAAGAAGCTTAAAGAAATAGATGGTTCACAGGCAGATAAAGTAATGGACGCTTTATCCGATATTGCACCTGATTTAGGCAAATATATTATCAGTTTTGCTTTCGGTGAGATTTACAATCGTCCGCGATTAGATTTACAGCAAAGGGAATTAATCACATTGTCGGCGTTGGCTTCGCAGGGAGGCTGTGAAAAACAGCTTCATGTACATATTCACGCCTCTTTGAATGTAGGTTTATCTCGTAAGCAAATTGTAGAAACCTTTATTCAATGCATACCCTATTTAGGCTTTCCTAAGGTATTGAATGCGGTATTTGTTGCAAAGGAAGTATTTTCAGAAAGGGACGGTACGGAAAATTTTGAAAAAACCGACCGCACTTTTAAGTAA